The stretch of DNA GTCTCTGTCTCTGTTTTCTCATCCCGTGTAAAATCATATTAATGGGAACATCCGCAAAGTAACTCTGTGTCCCAGGCCTCTAAGCTGCTCTGCACATTAAAGTTAGGTTAAACCTCTGGCTTTAATCTTCTTGCTTTAAGGTATTCAGACCTCCCAGAAAGACTCCTAACTTCTCTGTGACACTGTGAGAATCTACTTATTGTCAATGTCAGCTCactaatttaaaacaattgCAGGGATTTCATGGCAGGCATTCTCCTTCTGTCTGACAAAGCTGCCGAACGGAAACATCTTTGGTACACATGTGAAGAGCTGCAGCTTAGAACTTTTGTTTAGGCGGTCGCTTGTTGCTGTTGTTCTTTCTTCCTTCTCTTTATACGCTCATAGCAGACTGCTTTCCACCCTGATAACCTTCACACATATGCTCAAACTCAGACATAGTTTTTCTCTCAGACATATATCTTTCTGAAGTAAACCTTGTGTTTCTATAATGGATTATGAGATTAGtatgttttcagtttgaaaatatataaagcCAGCATTTATTTTAGGAATCGACTTGACCTGTAAATGTAATGActaaacagaaatatataaattatgagtaataatttatgtttttattaccttaattatgattatatttataatacttatataatataacatataaaattaaatatatataacatacatttaaaataattatgcaTGTCTGTGACAATTATACAAAAGTAAAGTAATTAAAttgtaagtaaaataaaataatttaaatgagttttacatcaaattaaatatgtataatgtaaattttatgtgtgtgtatacagtatataaatatatagatatacacacaaaaatttgtgtattatattttttagtttaaataatTACCCACTTGTATATCttaattataacattttaatattttttataatttatataataaatattaataatatatttaacagtatatatatatatatatatatctgtgtaTACACtacacacaaaacataaaattatataattacatttttaaaatatttttttaagtttaaataatTACCATCTCCTCTCTAGGTTACAGTATGTTTTCGTTTATTTCGATTTTGCTCTGTGTTTGAGATTGTATTTTGGTTGTTTATTTGTACATACTTTGTTCTTGTTCTTGTAAATTCTTGTAAATATTGGTTTATTGGGTTGTACGGTTCTGAtgccatttattattattattattttattttttttaggcaGTCGTGAGGCCGCCTTTGTCTATGCCATCTCCTCAGCAGGTATGGTCTACACCTTGACCAGGGCGTGCAGTCAGGGAGAACTAGAAAACTGCTCTTGCGACCCTGGAAAAAAGGGCTCATCTCGTGATGCCAAGGGAGCTTTCGACTGGGGTGGGTGCAGCGATCATGTTGACCATGCAATCAAGTTCACTCAGGTCTTCATTGACGCCAAAGAGAGGAAGGAGAGAGATGCACGAGCGCTCATGAACTTACACAACAACCGTGCAGGGAGGAAGGTAACAATGCTGTGTTCTTGCAAACAGCTGTTGAGACACATATTGAGAAATGAAATCTTGACAAATAATAATCCATGACCATATTCTCATGCAATCAGAGACGGAGCAGTCAGAGGTTTACTACAGACATtgtcttcttttttatttacaggCAGTGAAGCGCTTTATGAACCTAGAGTGTAAGTGTCATGGTGTCAGTGGCTCATGCAATGTACGTACCTGCTGGTTAGCCATGGCAGACTTCAGGCAGACTGGTGACTATCTCCGCAAAAAGTACAACAATGCCATTCAGGTGGTGATGAACCAGTATGGAACAGGCTTCACCAGTGCCTACAGGATGTTTAAGAGGCCTACCAAAAATGACCTTGTCTACTTTGAAGACTCGCCTGACTACTGTATATGGGACCATGAGTCTGGTAAGTGTGCTGGGGCAAAACCATAACCCTTAAAAAGATGGTTTACCCAAAAAAGGatgactgtattttttttttttttgtctattcagtgaaagtcagtggggtccaaacctatggaagcttgtttccaccactgaattaaaaaaaaaaaaaactttttgtctcacaattcttgacttttttctctcaattgcaagtttacatctcgcaattctgactttttttctcagaactgcaatttcaagttataaagtcagaattccagGATATGAAATCGCAGTTgcgatttataaagtcagaattgcatgatataaagttgcaattgcttgttataaagtcagaattgcaagatataaacttccaattctgagaaaaaaagtcagtatttttttccctcggaattggactttataactcgcaattacgagtttatgtatatcttacaattcttagaaaagaagtcagaattgcgaggtatgaactcacaattgcgataaaaaagtcagaattgtgagatataaactcgcatctgcgagaaaagtcagaattacgtgtttataagaaaaaaagtcagaattgcgagatgtaaatttaaaattgtgaggaaaagtcagaattgcgagatataaacttgcagttgcaagaaaaaaataagaattgtaagAGATAAACTTGCATttgtgagaaaagtcagaattacaagtttataagaaaaaagtcagaattgcgagatataaactcggaattgtgagaaaaaagtcagaattgcgagatataagcTCGCATctgtgagaaaagtcagaattacgtgtttataagaaaaaaactcagaattgcgagatgtaaacttaaaattgtgagaaaaaagtcagaattgcgagatataaacttgcagttgcaagaaaaagtaagaattgtgagtgataaacttgcattttagagaaaagtcagaattacgagtttataagaaaaaagtcagaattgcgagatataaactcaattgcgagaaaaaagtcagaattgagagatataaactcgcaattgcgagaaaaaagtcagaattgagagatataaacttgcatttgtgagaaaagtcataattacgagtttataagaaaaaagacagaagtgcgagatgtaaactcaatttggagaaaaaagtcagaaatgtaagatataaactcgtaattgtgagaaagaagtcagaactgtgagtttataagaaaaaaaagtcagaattgcgagatgtaaacttgcagttgtgagaaaaagtcaaaattgtgagataaaaagtcgcaaatTGTTTTGTtccgtggtggaaacaagcttccatacaaaccAACACtgaatcccattgactttcattgtatgaacaatttttttttttttttttccaaaatactGTCTTTTGTGCTGCatcagaaagaaagtcatgtaaattagtaaataacagaattttcatttttggtgaacaatCCTTTTAATTATTTCCTCAAGAGGTGAATTATGTTGTTATATCAAATCTGTAGTGTTCCAACATGTTTCATAACACATTGTTTGTGTCTCCACCCTGCAAGACTCCCACACTCTGCTCAAAATCAGCAAGGCATTAGTCTTTGCCCCCAAACACCGTTGTAATCAGAGGACGGGAGCTATTTAGCTGGTTATTACATACACAATAGTCATAACCCAATCCTGTAACCCGAATGCCGGTAAAGATTCCCTCCCTAAGGCTGAGGTTTATCTCTTTTTacctttctgtgtgtgtgtgtgtgtgtgtgtgtgtgtgtgtgtgtacatactgAATAACACCAGGTGTACCTATGTGGGAAGCAGTAAGGGAGGGGGTGCCTGTCAGACTGCAGATGATCCCTGCTATCAGGTGACGCTGTGTTTAGACACATTACCACAGTTTTGTGGGCAGAACGGGAGCTGAAATTTAATCCCTACGCGCAAATGCTATAAATCACTGCCTTCCACGGCGGCACCTCTATATTTTCTGCCTAAAACTGGCAGAAATATTTAGAGAGGTAGGTCATGTCTCTTTTAAGTGCCCTGAGATGAAGGTTGAACCCACTTTaggtatttattatttattgtatgtCAGTATAACTGCTCATTTATAATCATATAAATTTTGTATGATCATAAAAATTGGAAATACAATTAAAAGgctagttcatccaaaaatgtcgttccaaacttatgcgacttttttttttttttattgtacctcttacacaaaacatatttttgtcaatacaatggaagtcaatggggttcaaaacaacattggacttcagtgactttcattatatggatggacaaaaaaattatatggaTGCACCCGAAATTGCATACTCTAAATAGGTGCTTATTTTGAATGAGTAATTATtttgtgacattaaaaaagtatgttctatgtaGTATGAATATATGTAGTGTGAATATAATCTGGATATActatcagggttgccaggtctgtgcaACAAAAGTAGCCCAATGGCGATTTTCTCCATCATGTGGCTGAATTCTCCACTGAATTTGTACGTCTGGGGGGTGTTGGAGCTCTGAAAATCGTACGTACCGGGGTGGAAATCAACCCACGGAAAACATTTTTACCCACGGCAACACCTTAAAAGTAGCCTGAAAACTgtagacttggcaacactgcataCTATATCCGTCATGTtatcattgtcatgtgactttCGGTGTCAGTTGCATCGCTTTActgtcattcacaaatcctctcctttGGACTTATGGGATAGTAAAATCAGATGCCCACTTCAAAATCTCGCCAAaagaagtaggtcatccaggtacttttcacatactttttttcgcctactatatagtagggaagtaagtatgcgatttcggatgcagacattatatataataaaatataataaataataaaaatataataaaatcatacaggtttaaaatgacatgataatgacagaatttttgtttttgtttgaagaTATGACGtttattaatgtaatgtttttaaatcttgcatatttttttctcattagcTCTGAaggtacatttttaaaaaatcatgagGACCATATTTTAGTGCTGGCCTCTCTAGCATGGTGGTTTGTGAGAAACTCTCAGCCGGGCAGTCTGTTTGATGTCAGTTTTAGGAGACATATACTATACCTCTCCTGCATAAGTGTGAAATCAATTACTAGCTCTCACCATGGTCACACATGTTAAACTCATCTCTTGGCACCCCCTCATCTTAATTCAATAAGCAGATCCATGCTCAGGTAAAGGCTGCCCATGATGTAAACGATATCCGCCCAGCATACCAGCCTGATGAACTGCTGTGGGGTGGTGGGGTGGTGGGGGGGGAGTGGCTGTGTCATGCCCAGACACATGCCTGCCTACTTGCAATTGAGTTCAATAGAGCAGCGGTGACATACCAATGCTGGCGCTACTGAAGTGTTTTGCAGTTCTGGCCTTCTCTGTAGGATTGTTCTCACCTT from Ctenopharyngodon idella isolate HZGC_01 chromosome 18, HZGC01, whole genome shotgun sequence encodes:
- the wnt2 gene encoding protein Wnt-2, with translation MNFLPSGICFYLSVAICWFTSRVDASWWYMGTLGSQVMCDNIPGLINKQRQLCRQHPKVMQAIGAGIKNWIGECQHQFRNHRWNCNTMAREHNLFGRLLHRSSREAAFVYAISSAGMVYTLTRACSQGELENCSCDPGKKGSSRDAKGAFDWGGCSDHVDHAIKFTQVFIDAKERKERDARALMNLHNNRAGRKAVKRFMNLECKCHGVSGSCNVRTCWLAMADFRQTGDYLRKKYNNAIQVVMNQYGTGFTSAYRMFKRPTKNDLVYFEDSPDYCIWDHESGSVGTGGRVCNRTSRGADSCEVMCCGRGYDTSRVSRTTKCECKFHWCCAVHCRDCEEEVDVHTCKTQS